The window agccccaccccttccccaaggccccgcccggGTCACTACATTCCTCTTCCTCAGTGGCTCGCTCTTCCCCActgtcactcactttcactgggcagggggttggggtgctgctctcacccgcaggcactaccccccagctcccattggctggttcccaagcaatgggagtgcggagccggtgctcagtcagcgcgtggagccccgtggcccctctgcctaggagctggacctgctggccccttccagggcgcagcacggtgccccaggacaggtagggactagcctgccttagactCGCAGCACTGTCGACCAGGCTTTTAACAGCTGGgtcggtggtgctgactggagccgctagggtcccttttcaactgggtgttccggtcgaaaaccggacacctggtcaccctagcggCAGGCTGGCAtgcctccaaagggaggtgaCCTGCGCCACATCCGCAGAATTTGCCCTCCTGCACATGGCCAACCTTTTTTGGGGAGGCTTATCCTCCCCCAGCCTCTTATACGTGCTGCCACCCATGGTTGTAAGGAATGTGCCAGCTAGTGGACAACTGGTCAAGACACCATGAGTCAAACGAGTGGTGAGAAAGTTATTTCTATCTCATAATCTTCaaccacagaatcacagaataaatCAATGAACTGCTTATTCTGGAGCACCACCTGGATCCCTGTTTTTCTCTGCCTTTTACTTTCAGTTTAATTTCCTCAAGATTCTGCGATACCACACTCCAGCTGAGACTGCTGGATGCAGCTCCATCCAGTTTGTCTCTATTGTCAacctggggttggggggaggggtgttgctTGGTTCCTCTCCAATAGGACAAAGACCCAATCCTACACCCATTGAAGTAAGTGGAAAGACACTCCTTGACTTTATTGGGCATTGGATTGGTTTCTAAATGGATTGTCTCCACACTGCTCTGAAGAGAGTAAGCAAGGAGGGAGAAGCTTTGTTTACCATGCTCCAAAGAATGAACTAAAGaatgaggggaaaaggaaatgaaaatttAGGCTGTACACGAAGTGACATTTCCTAATCATGTGGTTTATTTGAGTTACTGGGCTAGAAGTTTTATGCTTTCCTGTAAAGCATCTGGTATTGGTCACTTTTTGAGACAGTATAGCAGCTAGACAGGCCACTAATCTGATCAGTCTGGCATTCCTGTGTTAGTTTCTCAAGAGAAATGGTGGAAGCCCCTCACTTGgaatatttaaaactagactgaacaAAATCCTGGAAAAATTaatatagggaacaatcctgcagtcATCTCCAAAGGAAGGGCTAGATGTTTTCTAATAAATGCCAAAATTAACGCTGGCCTTGCAACATTGCCTCTGACCTATGCGCTTATGCAGTTTCATACAGCATGATGGCATCTACAGGCCCCACTCTGAACCAGGACTGGGAGTACAGCAATACTGGACTAGGGCTACCCCTCAGCAGGTGTAGGGCATGTTCTCAGTGGAGGAACAGTTTAAAAGTACACTgcccaggaaaaggggggaaatgagtTGCATGTGGCATCAGAAAGCAAGGCTGCGGCTGTGGCAGGAGTGGCAAAAGCTTTGTGATGGCTGCTCTAGTAGCAGGGACTAGGCTCTCTTCCCCTCTCTAGGAGCTGAAAAGCCCTAAAAGAGATTGATTGAACAGGGCTGTCAGAGACTGGGGAGAGGCTGCTAGGTCAGAGACCATGCCCCACACTGAGGAGTGCTAGTGTGGTTGGAAGTACCCAAGGGAAAACATAATTTGGAGTAGCTCAGTAAGTGGGCTGGGTACTTTGATAAACCCTAGGGTCTTGTGTTGGAGTGGGTGTGGGTCCCCctatcttcccccctcccctgctccactATAGTGACAGAATCTCTGTGGAAGGTTTGGAGTATATGGGGGTGATTGTGGCCCCAGTCAGCCTTCTCTGGGATGACTAGGCTGACAGAAGGCCATGAGCTGACCACTAGACCAGGTGGTCATTGGACATGAAGCCtgtaattacatgattacatactatttttttttctgcaggacCCCCATTCATTCAGTGTACAGGATggatagtgaatgaggcaggagtgtGTGGAGGTTGAATGGTGTACATGGGACCGTATGTTCCTATTGGGTTTTGGGAAGTGGGCTAAAGGACTGCTAAAGGGCCCTCCACCAGCCTTaggggaggatccacaaggtCCAGGTACTcaaataattacaggggacaaaCAAAAATGTAACAGGGGCAGGTGTGAAGGTCAAAGGATCAAACAAAGGGAACTtgaaggggacactgagcagaatCGGACCATATGTTGGTAGGCATCTGCCTTATTCACTGTCACTGTACAACACGTGCATTGAATGAGGTAGAGAAAACAGTCCATAGACATGTAATTGAATGCTGTATGGTAATGTGTgaacaaccttaactttgccaCTCCCTGACTTTTGCATGCTGCACTCTCCCCTGTAACAAACAGCTTTTTTGTATGTAACATATTTTTGCAGTACTGCATTGTGAGGTATCCACTGCCTGTTGCATTTGGGTGCCATCTGTAAACATAGACAATAATGATAACTGGGCATAAAGTATATAACCCCATTCAGTAGGATAAAGGCTGATGCAATCCCATCTGTCCACTTCAGGCCAAACACCACACTCTGTAGATGTAGCATACTTTGGGAGCAGGTACTCGCTGGGTCACATCCACCTCTGATAGAGACCCAAGCCCTCAATCTCCTCACACTTTAGTAACACACACAGGTTTTATCCAGGcatgaaagtaacttaaaggattttACTGATACTCTGGAGTCCTTAGGAAGACGCAGGGCTTCTACtcgaagaggcggggcctttacatcccccgggcctttaaatcaagatttaaagggcctggggctgggactgtggtagcagcagctgggagccccgggccctttaaatcaccctggagctaccagctgcagagacggctgggagccccggggcccggggatccagctgctgcagcagagtCCCAGACACTTTAAATAACCATCAGAGCCCCGGGGGCGCcctgctgccactgctaccccggggctctgggctctggtggtgctttaaagggcccggggctccactgctgtagcggcagctgggagcccctggctCTTTAAATCACCATCAGAGCtccgctgccgctaccccagggctccagcagcggggctcgggtggcgatttaaagggctccggaGGGTAGCGGCAGAGGGAGCCCCGgtccctttaaattgccacctgagctaccgcagcagagccccagaccctttaaattgccgccgtgacccccggggctccagcagcagggctcaggcggctatttaaagggtccggggctccgGTTGCTGCTACTGccccgggtcctttaaatcatccccgaagcctgctggagccctggggtagcggcggctgggctccggcggctatttaaagggcccggggtggtaaCGGTGGCCAGAACCCTGtgtcctttaaatcaccgccagagccctgccgccgctaccccagagctccggcaggctccggggacgatttaaaggaaCCAGGGTGGTAGTGGCTACTGGAGCCCCAAACTCTttaaatcgtccctggagccctgctgctgctccggtggctatttaaagggcccgggtcggtaactgcagcaggagccctgggccctttaaatcgccacccgaGCCCTACTGCCGCTTTCCCAGGGCTCTGGTggtaatttaaagggcccagggctccagccgcggctgggagccccaggccctttaaattgctgcctggggaagccgatccgcCCCGGTACAGTGCAtgggctcttgccggtacgctgtaccggcttactttcacctctggttttATCATGCCAATAAAAATTTTGGCTTGTGTCTCACTTGCCTATCACCTTGTCCTGttgtgagctccttggggcaggagctTTGTGCTCACACCTGTATAGATGCAAGGATGAAGTTCAACAAATAATCTGAGCAGGGAAGAGAGTCCCACCCAACCCTGAGAGCCCTCCACTGCAGCTGTGCTTAAAGCCAGGTCCTCATCTAGGGTTCTTGGTAGGGGCATTGTAGAGTCCCCGAAACTCACTGCCTTAGGAGGGAAGGAGGCAGTGGTTCCAGTCTCCTGGGCGGATGGACAGGCTGGGCGGAGAGCAGCACGGAGCAGCTGTATGCTTTGCCCCAGCCAGGGTCACACCAAGCCCCCGCTCTCTGTTTAGGCAGCACAGCTGCGGGGCCAGCCCCCTGCCTGACACACTGTTGCTGCTGCAAAGAAAGAGCCCGAAGGGAGCAGAGAACAGAGCGCAAGCATCGTCCTGCCCCTCTCGCCTGAGCTGCacgtgcgccccccccccccccgggccaggCGCCTCCCGCAGCTGCTCATCATTCGCACAGCTCCACCGCGGCGGGGCGGAAGTGTGCACGCTGAGGGGGCgtggcgcggggcggggcggaaGTGACCCCCGAGACCGGAAGTCCTGTTCCGAGAGGAGGCCGAGGACCCCGGAGAGGCCGAGGCGGGCGGGTGAGTGAGACCCGCCTTAGCCCGGCTCGGGGCTGGGAGGGTCGGGTAGCGCGAGGGTCTGACATAGGTCGGGGGATGATGCCAGGCCCTGGGGTGGTGCCAGGTAGGGCCGGTgccagggccgggctgggggcctGGGGCCCAGGCAGGGCGGGCGCCATGGGCGGGGTGAGGGTGGTTCCGGCCGAAGGCTGACAGGCGGCGGCGGGGAGATGAGCTGCGGGAGTAGCTGAGGAAGTGGAACGCAGGAGTCGTGGCGTCGGTCTGTGCTGCGTTGGGTGATGCGGGATTTTACCTACGTCTCCGACTCCTGGGTTAGAAAGGTGCCTAGAGCTTCTGTCCTGTGTGTTTCCCTGAGGCTTTCCCTCAGTCCCCGGGTCCTGGCCTCAtcagggctctggggggagggcaaGGCACAGTGTCCCCTATTTCCTGAGGCAGCTCTGCCCCAGTGCACACAAATCTATTGTACATATTCCCATAAGGTGTTTTCTGTGTTGGGGGTCCAGTTTGCTGCTGTGGTTAGAAAGTGTCAGTATCTTAGCAGGAGCGGATTTATTGTATAACAACAGGATCCTGGTTTTGTAGTCTCGCACACCAAAGTGCCTTAGATCAAAGACTCCCTGTGTATTGAGTGAGCAGTCATTTGTGGGGTGGGAAACCACAGCTGTTTGGTAGTGCACAGCAACACGAAACAACAGTTTTGGATGAGAGATGAAGAACAATCCTATATAGAACTGTAATGGCTGGGGAGATGTAACAAACTAGACTATAATTACACAGATTGAAATTTGAACAGTATTCCTGGTTAACGCCTGATTCtcccacctcaaaaaaaaaaaaaaaaaaaaaagagaggggggCAAAGCATCATGGAATCTTTGTGACTGCATTAGTATGAGACTTAAGCTTTATTCCTCTTTGGAAAGACTGATCCTCATGCAGCATAGAGTCTTTAATACCCATTGTGTCATTGGTCTGAGCCAAGTGTGCCACTTATTAAGTCATTCACAGTCCCTTCATGACTGGTAGAGGTCTCCCATCCATGTAATGAGCAGGCCCAACCCTGTTTCTTGCATATAACAGCTGATGGTATGACATCACATGGTGTTCTGAATGCAGGCCATTTCACTTTTAGGCTGGATACTGGGACATACTGCTTCAAGGAAGAAAATGCAATCTTGTATCCGTGTCAGGCATAAACTTGTCTTTAATTGCTATAGCATGAGGCGGTCTTGGCTGGGAAGGGGAAGTGGTAGCCCTAGTTTTAAAGGGAAGACTGAGCTGTAGCACAAGAAGAACAGTTTGCCTGTATTAGTCCTATTGGGCAAGTCCAAGGTGAGTGTCTAACCAAGTTGCTGGTGTGAAGAAGGCTCTAGTTTATGCTGGTCTAGTGACGTGCTGTTGCAGTGACATTAGTGGCTGGTGCTAATTGGTTGTTTTCGTGTTTAGTAGACATTGCCCATGGATGAGCTGGTGCATGACTTGGCCTCGGCCTTGGAGCAGACCTCAGAACAAAACAAGCTGGATGAGCTGTGGGAAGAGATGGCCCTGAGCCCAAGGCAGCAGCGGCGGCAGCTTCGCAAGAGGAGGGGTCGTAAGCGGCGCTCAGACTTCACGCACCAGGCGGAGCATGCCTGCTGCTACAGTGAGGCTTCGGAATCAAGCCTGGATGAAGCCATGAAGGACTGTCGTGAGGTGTTGACTGCCAACTTCAGTGACTCAGATGACATGGCTGTGGCCAAACGCCACCCAGCTCTGAGTGCCACCCTAAAGAGCAAGCAGCATTCTTGGCATGAGTCGGACTCCTTCACGGAAAATGGACCCTGCCGGCCCCTCAGGCGTCGCCGGAAGGTGAAACGTGTGACCTCAGAGGTAGCTGCTAGCCTCCAGCAGAAACTCAAGGTGTCGGAGTGGAACTATGAGAGAGGCTATAGGTTCAAGTCAGCCAAGAAGCAGCGTCTGTCACGCTGGAAGGAGAACGCCCCTTGGACTTCATCCAGCCATGGTCTGTGTGAGTCAGCAGAGAACAGGCCCTTCCTCAGTaaaggggggaggaaggagaggatggAGTGTGAAGCGGATGAACAAAAACAGGGTTCTGATGAAAACATGTCTGAATGGTGAGCTCTCCAGGCCTTTCCTTCACCTACCACAATCAGATTATCAACTTCCTTTACAGCTGCTTGCAAAGACTGTGCCCTGGTCTAGGTAGTTCCCTCTCAAACAAAGTTTTCCCTTAaagatacaagaaaaaaaaaaaatctccaaaccCTTGCCTGCAGTCCTGTGGTGCTAAATCAGTGTGCATGTTGTCTTCATGACCCAGTAGTGACATGTGCATGTTGTCCTCATAACAAACCGGTGTGTTTATGGCTCCAATGAGAAGTCTGTTGTCTCTGTCTTCACAGTGACAACCAGCATGCTAGTGGCTCTAGTCTTTGCAAGTAAAACCATGTTGACAAGCCAGTGAGTGATGGATGAGACTGATTTCAGTTTCATGTTTCCAAGGGTTTATGAGAAACAGCAAAGGAAAACAGAATCCTGTAGTGACCAGTTAGCCTTGTTTGCAGTTACTGTATGTACCTTGATCAAAACGTTCTGTTTACAAGTTACTGCATGTTAGTTGTCTAGTGTAGTTGTAACAAAGGCATAGATCAAGGTGAGGCCTTTCTTACCAAAGAGAGGATGCTTTTTTTTGCCATCTAAAGATGGGAAAAGACATTTTTATCTAATAGTACAGGAAGG of the Eretmochelys imbricata isolate rEreImb1 chromosome 6, rEreImb1.hap1, whole genome shotgun sequence genome contains:
- the GPATCH2L gene encoding G patch domain-containing protein 2-like isoform X3 produces the protein MDELVHDLASALEQTSEQNKLDELWEEMALSPRQQRRQLRKRRGRKRRSDFTHQAEHACCYSEASESSLDEAMKDCREVLTANFSDSDDMAVAKRHPALSATLKSKQHSWHESDSFTENGPCRPLRRRRKVKRVTSEVAASLQQKLKVSEWNYERGYRFKSAKKQRLSRWKENAPWTSSSHGLCESAENRPFLSKGGRKERMECEADEQKQGSDENMSECETSSVCSSSDTGLFTNDEGRQGDDEQSDWFYEGECVPGFTVPNLLPKWRADHRSEVERMDSGLEKLSDSTFLLPSRPAQRGFHARLNRLPGAAARCLRKGRRRLVGKKEQSAGFRFPPHCGLCT